The DNA window CTATGAATCAACAAGAAATCAAAGCCGggctgcttttttttccacagagagaagaatgagtatttttctatttaaataaatgaaatcagaCATACCTCTGTGTCACAGGGATCCCGTAGCATTGAAACAAATTTCCCTGTGGAACTACGAGCCGGCTGACACACAGTGCAAACGGCAACAAGTCTGAATTAGGCAAGACAAAAACCTTTGGTCAGCGGCCATGGTTTCATTTGCTcacgacaaaaaaaaagtagacaATCCTTTATTTCAGCAAATCAACTCACAGAAGAAGTAGAAAtagttgacttttattttttgctatATACAGTTATATACAACATGTAGAAAAAAGCAGTCTTCtgccttttttatatttaatagttTCAGCAGAAGTCTGTCAGAGATGAGTCACTAtttaccaaaacaaaacaaacagatccAAGAGGAAATGTGCAGTCACGAGAAAAGTAGATCACTCTTTCCAGTAATTATTTTTGTCCATCAGAAATAACAaatactacaacaactactactacaacaagTGAGACCACTgctaataattatatttatttaacttggAAGTTTTTTGAGACACATTATCTCTTTAACAAGAGAGACCCTGGCCAAAACAGCAGTGCACAGTgcaacatttaaaggtcccatattataaaaaagtgagattttcacgtttttttattattattaatcaggcttaagtcctatataaatactgtgaaagtatcgaaacgctcaatccacagggaaatacacacagctcgtattcagaaactcttcaTTTGAAACAAGGTATCAGGATGTctctccatttgtgatgtcacaaatgtacaatatttagaccctttacacagttttaaatgtaaacattctaaatgtgtcacagtttattcctggttgcagtgtatgtgaatgtcatcagctgtcaggaagtacacatggacccaagctgttgcctagcaacgcaattctgttgcaattccgtcaaaatgcgctaaaacggagcgtttcagacagagggtaaatacagttatattcagaccgacagtatgaggaaaataaagttgtttttgaacattacaacatgtaaacatgttctagtagaaacacaaaatacaagtatgaacctgaaaatgagcataatatgggacctttaaaaaaataaataataacattcaTATACAGCAATAACACAGTGCCAGAGATGCATAAATTGGAGCGCTTGAccatttaaaatgattaataaaacatCTTATATGGCGTTTGAAAGCCTGGTGTCAAGGCTGTGTTTCCAAATCAAGTTTTTCTATATCATAATAGatagattattttcatttatgattatttatataataatagaaCATATATTTTGCTCTGAAAGTACAGCACACTTGTGATGTACAGACACTGTGTTGTCTCAGTGTGTTTGAGAGCTGTGCTTTTTCTATTGAGATTTTATTGTAAGGCTGGAGGTTTAGGAGCAATTTCAGTCGTTGCAGGAGAACATCACCTCCACTAGATGTCATCCTGCTCCACCTAACCTCAGTTGGAGTTAATGGCATTCCTGgatcctccctctcctctgggGCTTTCACTGAGGATGCACAGGTAGACTACACTATTTGGGATCAGATCCACCACCTAGAACCTCCAGGAACTACATCAAGAAAGTTTTTGGAACTTTTAAGTCTTttggaacttttttttctccactttctTCATTTCCCATCTTTAGTTTCTGAAATCAAACAATGGCCAATGCAAGTATACAGCTTCTGGGCTTAACGCTGGCCTTCATGGGCTTCATTGGCTCGATAGCATCCACAGTCATGGTGGAATGGAAAGCTTCGTCGTATGCAGGGGACAACATCATCACAGCTCAGGCGATGTATGAAGGGCTGTGGAAGAGCTGTGTATCACAGAGCACCGGTCAGGTTCAGTGTAAAGTGTATGATTCACTTCTCCAACTACCAGGTAAAGCTGTTTTACAAATCATGTTTACATCATACTGTATCACTGATCATATGAGCAGACACAGCAAAGTGAGCGTATAACAATTACAGTATAATGTGTCCTAAATCACTTCTTCTTCAGCATCATTTCTTCTAAAGAATGTGTGTGGGAGGTAAATGGGTTATGGGACAATGAAAGGTGCATTTCTCAaataatgttacattttttcAATAGTGACTTTTTGAAATTGAAATTATAAATTTATGAAATGTCTCAATTTTAGAAGTTTAAGATTTGTGGGCCGTAATGCTGTGAAACAGGAATGTGTAAATCTCTCTGGTCATTCAAaccttctcctctcttcccccCTGTTAGACCGCTGCATGCAGAGACATGTCAGTCAAATACCTGCAGCTGGCTGATTAAAcagaaacttcttcttcttttatagCATTTCAAAAGGGATAGAACTTATGGGTGGGGTTGGATTTCAAATGTAGATGTAGTAAATATAGTGTATTTGAGTAAAtggatttttaatttatatatcaTAAAAGGCTGAAGCCAGCTTCATCAGATAGGAATGTTTCTCAGCTGGATGTGACTCATATCATCTGCACTCCCGCCTGTTTAGTGCCTGTTGTAAACAAGACCAACACAGAGATTCAATAAAGAGATTTTTTTAAGCTtagattttgcttttatttcagATACATTAGAAATAGTGTAGGGTGAATTAGCCTAATGTGGGgcattttatttgcatttcagacttctgaaatatattgtgatatgaagccaatacattaaatccacGCCCAGTACCACTCCGACATCCCCAAGATGTGtcctaatcaaaccaaaaaagatGCAGCCGCCCCCAATTATGGAATATAATTTGCACTTCACcttaaatatcttaaataatgCATTAGAAGACTAAAAACCTATAAATAACAATTGTTATTTCACAATCCATGCTGTCACACTTTAGGCAACTCATCCTGTCCCGCCTTTTTGAAACCATATTTCCTAAAGTGGGACAATGGAGAATTTGATCGAAATAACATAtatagagtatttttacaccattttatttattttcttttgatgaAAAAACATATCATAAACATATCCTGATAAAAAACTAGCAGGATTGTTTTATCTATAAAAACATGTATACTCTTAACATTAAGTTTGTCCAAACACGTCATGCCACTGACCTTTGGGCGGCCTTCACAACAGGGAGCTTCCTGTTTGAAGATTGCTCCACCCTAATCTATGATTGGACATTTGAGATGATTTTGATCACATGACACCACAGCTTGTGTTAATCAAcaattttattgacttttatttgtttgaggaagacctaCACCCACTGGAGCTTAGGTGTCCTACATTACAGCAACTcaccctatatatatatagtttgcAATAAAGATTCATTCGTGCAGTTAGAAAGCATTGAGGAAGTAAGAGTAGGGATGACTACGGGAGAAAAATCCTGGTGAGATTTGAGAACGAGTCAAGAAGAACAGTCAACTACGTAACTTTCTAAGGTCAAagctaaatgaataaattagaaACTTTTAAAAGCCGTGAAATTGAATGAAACCTGCTCAATTCAAGCGATCCGTGTCTTTCTCTCTAGGTATAGTCACGGGCACACGAGGGCTGATGCTGGTCTCCATCATGCTGAGCGTTATCGCTATGTTGGTGTGCATGGTGGGCATGAGGTGCACCACCTGTATGGCAGAACAACCGGAGCAGAAGGACAAAGTGGCTCTAGCTGGAGGAATTGTCTTCATTATCGCTGGTCagagtccattcagttcagacacacacatacatgcacactggTTGAACATCATCTGGCTTGTAGGGATATTTTTTGCCCTAAAGATGTTGCACCATGATTTACTTTGACCACTATATTACATCCATTCTTTTTAACATGATTTGGTTTGTAGGCAACTTGTGGGTTTCTTAAACATGATGACAGATGATACAGTCTTGCATGTTATAACCTGTAAAATCcaacaatataaaatgttttcctgctcatgtttttttcaggtttGCTTGCTCTGGTGGGAACGTCTTGGTATGGCCACAGAATAGCCAAAGACTTCTACGACCCGTTTACTCCGACTAACTCCAGGTGGGGTCGTCCTTCTCTTTAGTCTGGAATTCACACTAATTATCAGGTATCACTGTAGCTGTGTGTAGTGACACAGAGAGCGGACACTTGCCAAACAAACTGTCTTTTATTATGCTATTGTTCTCCTGCCGGTCCAAGTTATCAGCCAATGGGCACGCGCTACAAACAGGCACTGCATTAGTGTAATTAACTTTAGAGCAATGGCCTGAAACCACATGTTGTGATTTTGAACATTTGGCCACTGCTGTGACTCAGATCTAGCctaattgaatataatattatcagCTTGGATTTAGACCTGAGGACTTGTAGTGCTGGTAAATTTGAGAAAaatcttttctgtcttttccaaATGTCCACATACATGTGACAGTGTGATGTGTGAATTATTCACAGGTATGAATTTGGAAGTGCCCTGTATGTTGGATGGGGAGGTGCCTGTCTCATCATCATAGGAGGAGCCTTCCTCTGCTGCAACTGCTCCAGCAAGGACTCAGGGAAAGGTCCACGCTACCCAGCATCCCGCTCTGCAAGCCAGCCGGGCAGGGACTACGTCTAGGACAATCACTAAACGATGTCTTTGCAGGGAATTGTCTTCTctcattcagatttttttttaatgttttgcaaCATGTATATTTGCAGGTGTTATATTTggtgtatgtttatatttgttgGGAAATACATTCAGAGAGCCCACAGAcagcaaaaataagaaataaataaaagtgtgtgGCATCTCTTGAATACTGCAGGGAACTTCCACATATTAACAGTGGACATTAATATTAAAGATGACTTTTACCCATTTAGTATAAATCTTCTGAGGGTGtgacagttttatttttgttattttctttgtttggaATCGTGCCATTATTCTATCAtatcatgtaaaataaaatccTCATCACTTTCATAATATTGTATGCTTTTATAGTATTCAGGTTTCAGGTGTTCAGGAACTTTATTAGTACAGGCACAAATTCTCAAAAGGGCTTAAGTTTTTTTCAGATACCCCGGCCCGAGGTAGAACAAAACAcatcctttttttatatatatatataattttgatGGTCGTAACAAAAATATTTcgtacaggaaaaaaaaaaagatgaatgattaatatatcaatatattgacTCATCCCATAGGTGaaaaagtgcagaataaaaCCACTGTGGAGATGGTGTTTAATTTTCCACCTATTGCTTGGATTTAGTTCAAATTTACACTCAATAATGCCCTGATATCTACCTTACACATCAAAGCAATATGAATagcaaaatatgtatttattatacaaCTACAGCCTAGAGGCTTTTAAATACAAAATTGTCATACGCGgaaattaacagaaaattaagttACTTAAGGTAATAAAGATGATATGTTGGTACAGTTCAGGCCATCACATTGATTAAGGAACTTTGTACAGAAACAGTAAAGGTGGTGCAGTAAAGCAAAATGTGTAAAGCGGggagtaaaatgtttttttttttcgtgttaaagggactgtttgtaagaatcagaaatgcttgttaacagcgacaactgtggccgttaagtcatagtatagtatgttgaaaaaaatttcatagcatagtatgtcggaaaaatgtttttaatagtcATAATATgtcgaatttttttttaaaagtcatagtaaagaatgtcggaaaaattaaaaaagtcattgtaaagtatgtcgaaaaaaaagtcatagtataaaatggggaaaaaaagtctaagtatgtgggaaaaaattaaaaagtcattgtttagtatgtcgaaaaaaacgtcatagtatggtatgttgaaaaaatattttaaaaagtcatagtatagtatgtcaaaacatttcatgaaaaaaagtcatagtatagtatgttaaaaaaaattataagaaaagtcatagtatagtatgtcaaaacatttaatgaaaaaaaagtcatagtatagtatgtagaaaatctttgcgaaaaaagtcatagtatagtatgtcgaaaaatttcatgaaaaaagtcgaaaaatttcatgaaaaaaaggtcatagtattgtatgtcgaaaatgtcatgataaaagggtcatagtttagtatgtcaaaaaatttcatgataaaaagtcataatttagtatgtcggaaaatttcatgaaaaaaacttatagtatagtatgtccaaaaacgtcatgaaaaaaagtcatagtatagcatgtcgaaaaatttcatgaaaaaagtcaaagtaaagtatgtggaaaaaacgtctagtatagtatgtcgaaaaaaataagaagtcatagtatattatgtcaaaaaaaactaaaaaaaagttacagtacagtatgtcgaaaaaagtcattaaaaaagtcatagtatagtatgttgaaaaaaagtcatgagaaaaaaattcaaaagaaagtcatattatacaatgtcgaaattttttaaaaaaagtcacagtatagtatgttgaaaaaaatctaaaaagtcatcgtatagtatttcgaaaaacaTAGGTCATAGTATTGTTTGTGAAAAAATGtgtcatagtagtatgtcggaatgtcttttaaaaaaatcatcgTATAGTATTTTGAGAAATTCATATTATaaaatgtcaattttttttttttaaaagtatgttGTTGAAAAAATCCTACAAAGCAAGATCCAATTGATTGTTGTAACTTTTATTAAATCAATACTGGATCACAACAGGAATGTTGCAGCATGAAATGAAGCGAACCAGTGCACTCAACAAAGAAAAATActtcattttctatttagtcaGATTTCAGTggaaaaatatatgtttatagaCTTTAATATCAGATGACTTCTTTTAGGACATTTTCAACACAATCTCCCTACAAAAGATCAGAAATGTTTGCTTTAGAAAGTTAAATATATGTAGGAGTCAAGTACAAACATCAGAGGCAAAACAAATTGCCCCTCTGAGTACATGAACAATcatacattaaaagaaaaagacatgGATGAAGTGAGTGAAGAAACTCTGTCATCCTCAGTTTTGGTCCAGAACTGCACTCATCTggggagaaaagaagaggaCATAAGAATTTGCATCACATTCTTAttcaactactactacaacaggCTTTCTCAAAATTTTCATGACTGTGTGCCAATTTAGGGAGCCAGCATATGATTGAGGGTCACACGGGAAAAGTGTAACTATAATATATTACgacatttttaatgaaatactatactatgagtattttgtcttttttatgttatgctaatatgttttttttatgacatactaggCTTGGGCGGTATACCGGGGTATTAAAATTCCCGAAAGTATGATTTTCAATAGCGTCATGAATACAGACTCTCAAAATGATGTTGTATTGAAGtgcacactttttaaaaaaaaaaaaaggtttccgagaaaaaaaatcgaaatattatgagaataaagtcataatatcataaaatagtaattttacgtgttattttagaggggaaatagagcagctttATGCCtctgtgaaaatgaggaacgtggagcatcttgtgaagtctcagctttacagcttGATACCAGATTTAtataattccaagactgtttagggacccctaagtgtatgcagaaatattcaaatacacaaaAGATTTATACTGCATAAAAAAACCCTgaatgttttttgccccaaactgcatgtgattgtcataaagtgggcatgtctgtaaaggggagactcgtgggtacccatagaacccattttcattcacatatcttgaggtcagaggtcaaaatggccaggccagtttttcctcaccaaaattttgcgtaacttttgTAGAGTTATTTAGCGATCTTCCTGacaagcatgacatggttggtaccaatggattaggttttctagtttcatatgatgccagtatgttTACTCTAGCTTGAAAAGTCGgcccgcaacaacctctgaaagggGTTAAGGTAGtcctatgttgtttttttagaaaatataaatacattaacagTATATACATTAAAAAACTGCTCCTGTCAGGGGTACAttaatgaagtaaaaaaaataaaataaaaatacatctttATAAAGAAAAAGTAATATAATTTCATAATAAATTCTAATTGGTCCATAAGAAATTTATCAAACATATAATTAGTTTTAATTGCCCTCTTATTCTTAATAACATAGTCCTATGCAAGCATGTACAAGCGTGTGAGTGTGTCTTG is part of the Sebastes umbrosus isolate fSebUmb1 chromosome 12, fSebUmb1.pri, whole genome shotgun sequence genome and encodes:
- the cldn1 gene encoding claudin-1, which codes for MANASIQLLGLTLAFMGFIGSIASTVMVEWKASSYAGDNIITAQAMYEGLWKSCVSQSTGQVQCKVYDSLLQLPGIVTGTRGLMLVSIMLSVIAMLVCMVGMRCTTCMAEQPEQKDKVALAGGIVFIIAGLLALVGTSWYGHRIAKDFYDPFTPTNSRYEFGSALYVGWGGACLIIIGGAFLCCNCSSKDSGKGPRYPASRSASQPGRDYV